A single window of Brevundimonas vitisensis DNA harbors:
- the trmFO gene encoding methylenetetrahydrofolate--tRNA-(uracil(54)-C(5))-methyltransferase (FADH(2)-oxidizing) TrmFO, giving the protein MIPSPAKISPIHVIGGGLAGSEAAWQAAEAGVPVILHEMRGVPGVKTDAHHTDGLAELVCSNSFRSDDWEYNAVGLLHAEMRALGSVIMASADINQVPAGGALAVDRDAFSQAVTARLEAHPLITVVREEIAGLPPADWDNVIVATGPLTSAALADAILGLTDEESLSFFDAIAPIVHADSIDFDIAWRQSRYDKEGPGGDAAAYVNCPMDRAQYDAFIDALLSGPKAEFKEWENVPYFDGCLPIEVMAERGRETLRHGPMKPVGLTNPRDPMVKAHAIVQLRQDNALGTLFNIVGFQTKLKHGAQAEVFRMIPGLQNAQFARLGGLHRNTYLNSPKLLDRQLRLKAMPRLRFAGQVTGVEGYVESAAMGLLAGRLAAAERLGQPLDAPPPETALGALVEHITGGHLEGSKFQPMNINYGLLPPLPAPKVDEAGVKIPMKERGRAKKRLMSLRAVEALNTWRGAA; this is encoded by the coding sequence ATGATCCCCTCACCCGCGAAGATTTCACCCATTCACGTCATTGGCGGCGGCCTGGCCGGTTCAGAAGCCGCCTGGCAGGCCGCCGAGGCCGGCGTTCCCGTGATCCTGCATGAGATGCGGGGCGTCCCCGGCGTAAAGACCGACGCCCATCATACCGATGGCCTGGCCGAACTGGTCTGTTCCAACTCCTTCCGCTCCGACGACTGGGAATACAATGCCGTCGGACTGCTTCATGCCGAGATGCGGGCGCTGGGCTCCGTCATAATGGCCAGCGCAGACATCAATCAGGTGCCGGCTGGCGGAGCCCTTGCCGTGGACCGCGACGCCTTTTCCCAGGCCGTGACCGCCCGGCTGGAGGCGCACCCGCTGATTACCGTCGTGCGCGAAGAGATCGCGGGCCTGCCGCCGGCGGACTGGGACAATGTCATCGTCGCGACCGGGCCGCTGACCTCCGCAGCCCTGGCCGACGCAATCCTGGGCCTGACGGACGAGGAAAGCCTGTCCTTCTTCGATGCCATCGCCCCGATCGTGCACGCCGACAGCATCGACTTCGACATCGCCTGGCGGCAATCCCGCTATGACAAGGAGGGGCCCGGCGGGGACGCCGCCGCCTACGTCAACTGTCCGATGGACAGGGCCCAGTACGACGCCTTCATCGATGCCCTGCTCAGCGGGCCCAAGGCCGAGTTCAAGGAATGGGAGAACGTCCCCTATTTCGACGGCTGCCTGCCGATCGAGGTCATGGCCGAGCGGGGCCGAGAGACCCTGCGCCACGGCCCCATGAAGCCCGTCGGCCTGACCAATCCGCGCGACCCGATGGTCAAGGCCCATGCAATCGTCCAGCTGCGTCAGGACAATGCGCTGGGCACCCTGTTCAACATCGTCGGCTTTCAGACCAAGCTGAAGCACGGTGCCCAGGCCGAGGTGTTCCGCATGATCCCCGGCCTACAGAACGCCCAGTTCGCGCGCCTGGGTGGCCTGCATCGCAACACCTATCTGAACAGTCCGAAGCTGCTGGACCGGCAGCTTCGGCTGAAGGCCATGCCGCGCCTGCGCTTTGCTGGCCAGGTGACGGGCGTGGAGGGCTATGTTGAGAGCGCGGCCATGGGCCTGTTGGCCGGACGACTGGCCGCCGCCGAGCGTCTGGGTCAGCCGCTTGATGCCCCGCCGCCCGAGACCGCACTGGGTGCCCTGGTCGAGCACATCACCGGCGGACATCTGGAGGGGTCCAAGTTCCAGCCGATGAACATCAACTATGGCCTGCTGCCGCCCCTGCCCGCGCCCAAGGTGGACGAGGCGGGCGTCAAGATTCCGATGAAGGAACGCGGCCGCGCCAAGAAGCGGCTGATGAGCCTGCGGGCAGTCGAGGCTCTGAACACCTGGCGGGGGGCAGCCTGA
- a CDS encoding M23 family metallopeptidase — protein MVEIERWMKGMVIAAVALTAAACASYPSEPRYSIYADRQPARPAAPPAPAPAPVPYGEGVVGPTNPANEVPPPLTAPVGVVEGGALPSLEDAPPPPSRPASTITGAAYVIQPGDTISGVGRRFQTPVQTLIDLNALGPRAALSPGQRIILPDTAVDTGSDPYATGPSPTGVLVPNRGAPPPPPPPPPSGNPASPPPARPNGSAATTVALDWPVRGDILRRFGPVGLGERNNGINIGAPAGAEVRASAAGRVGYVGDDLAGQGLTVLVVHRDGWRTVYGHLGSATVRDGDDVRAGQSIGTVGLTAGDGRPSIHYEVWRMRGDEPSAIDPLTLLPR, from the coding sequence ATGGTCGAGATCGAACGCTGGATGAAGGGGATGGTGATTGCGGCTGTCGCCCTGACCGCCGCCGCCTGCGCCAGCTATCCGTCCGAGCCGCGTTATTCGATCTATGCCGATCGCCAACCGGCTCGTCCCGCCGCTCCGCCAGCACCGGCACCGGCACCGGTCCCCTATGGTGAGGGCGTGGTCGGCCCGACCAATCCGGCCAACGAGGTCCCACCGCCGCTGACCGCGCCCGTCGGCGTAGTCGAGGGCGGGGCCTTGCCGTCCCTGGAAGATGCGCCGCCGCCACCCTCGCGGCCGGCTTCGACGATCACCGGTGCCGCCTATGTGATCCAGCCCGGTGACACCATTTCGGGGGTCGGACGACGGTTCCAGACCCCGGTCCAGACGTTGATCGACCTGAATGCCCTGGGGCCCCGCGCAGCCCTGTCGCCCGGTCAGCGCATCATCCTGCCCGATACCGCCGTCGACACCGGCTCGGACCCCTATGCCACCGGCCCGTCGCCGACCGGAGTTCTGGTGCCCAACCGGGGGGCTCCGCCGCCGCCCCCGCCGCCGCCTCCCTCGGGCAATCCCGCCTCGCCCCCGCCCGCCCGGCCCAATGGCTCCGCCGCGACGACGGTTGCCCTGGACTGGCCCGTGCGCGGCGACATCCTTCGCCGTTTCGGCCCCGTCGGCCTGGGCGAGCGCAACAACGGCATCAATATCGGAGCGCCCGCCGGGGCCGAGGTCCGGGCCTCTGCCGCCGGGCGCGTCGGCTATGTGGGCGACGATCTGGCAGGTCAGGGACTGACTGTGCTGGTGGTGCACCGCGACGGATGGCGTACCGTCTATGGCCACCTGGGCTCTGCCACGGTGCGCGATGGCGACGACGTTCGCGCCGGCCAGTCGATCGGCACGGTTGGCCTGACCGCCGGCGATGGCCGTCCGTCGATCCACTACGAGGTCTGGCGCATGCGCGGCGACGAGCCCAGCGCGATCGATCCCCTGACGCTTTTGCCCAGGTAG
- a CDS encoding squalene/phytoene synthase family protein, protein MADPEDTLDAQVRRADPDRWLSSRFVSNPQARADLIALYAFEAELMAIPARVTQPLLAEMRYVWWRDQMDGVFAAEPRRGHPVLEALTDVATRHGLDRGVFDRLIEAHVGRIHDMPHDLNAFYVGPMQAAIHVLAGPGHGEAAVTAGRVRGLSQTGRLEEAHALRSSANAALKALPIAAFPAVAHAALLRPDAPEAVKRLRLTWATLRGQI, encoded by the coding sequence TTGGCTGATCCCGAAGACACTCTGGACGCACAGGTCCGCCGCGCCGACCCGGATCGCTGGCTGTCCAGCCGGTTCGTTTCGAACCCGCAGGCGCGCGCCGACCTGATCGCCCTCTATGCGTTCGAGGCCGAGCTGATGGCCATACCGGCGCGCGTCACCCAGCCCCTGCTGGCCGAGATGCGTTACGTCTGGTGGCGCGACCAGATGGACGGCGTCTTCGCGGCCGAGCCCAGGCGGGGACATCCCGTGCTGGAAGCCCTGACCGACGTCGCGACCCGTCACGGCCTGGATCGTGGCGTCTTCGACCGGCTGATCGAGGCCCATGTCGGACGCATCCACGACATGCCCCACGATCTGAATGCCTTCTATGTCGGTCCGATGCAGGCGGCGATCCACGTCCTGGCGGGACCGGGCCACGGCGAAGCCGCAGTGACGGCCGGGCGGGTGCGTGGTCTGTCTCAGACGGGACGCCTGGAAGAGGCGCACGCCTTGCGGTCATCCGCCAATGCGGCCCTGAAAGCCTTGCCCATCGCTGCATTTCCCGCCGTGGCTCACGCGGCCCTTCTGCGTCCCGATGCGCCCGAAGCGGTCAAGCGCCTGCGCCTGACCTGGGCCACGCTGAGAGGCCAGATCTGA
- the secF gene encoding protein translocase subunit SecF — translation MAMRGWPLIKLLPVKTNLRFVDFAKYFAGLSVVLVIASLVGVFYPGLNMGIDFRGGASMEVAKPAGQVLDLEATRSAVGELGLGDVQVQGIARLGSQVDDGSTAVLRFQIPEGRDQTAVVQQVETAISQAVGEVTYSGVAVVGSKVSGELFMSGLLALGSAIVLMFAYIWFRFEPQFGFGAVVGLLHDVILVFGLIVLMRLEFSLNMVAAILTVIGYSMNDTVVVFDRLRENLRKYKTMPLREVIDLSINETLTRTIITGITAVMVLAALAIFGGEALFGFSIALMFGIIIGTYSSIYVGAPIILLWGVKRGAAVEDAKPIKLGMASRP, via the coding sequence ATGGCGATGCGTGGATGGCCCCTGATCAAACTGTTGCCGGTCAAGACGAACCTGCGGTTCGTGGACTTCGCAAAATACTTCGCCGGCCTCTCGGTGGTGCTGGTGATCGCCTCGCTCGTGGGCGTCTTCTATCCCGGCCTGAACATGGGCATCGACTTCCGGGGCGGGGCCTCGATGGAGGTCGCCAAGCCCGCCGGTCAGGTCCTGGATCTGGAAGCCACCCGCTCGGCGGTCGGTGAACTGGGGCTGGGCGATGTGCAGGTGCAGGGCATTGCGCGCCTGGGCAGCCAGGTCGATGACGGCTCCACCGCTGTTCTGCGTTTCCAGATTCCGGAGGGCCGCGATCAGACGGCCGTCGTTCAGCAGGTCGAGACCGCCATCAGCCAGGCCGTTGGCGAGGTGACCTATTCCGGCGTGGCGGTGGTGGGTTCCAAGGTCTCGGGTGAGCTGTTCATGTCCGGGCTTCTGGCCCTGGGCAGCGCCATCGTACTGATGTTCGCCTACATCTGGTTCCGGTTCGAGCCGCAGTTCGGCTTTGGCGCCGTGGTCGGGCTGCTGCACGACGTGATTCTGGTGTTCGGACTGATCGTGCTGATGCGGCTGGAATTCAGCCTGAACATGGTCGCCGCCATCCTGACGGTCATCGGGTATTCGATGAACGACACGGTCGTGGTGTTCGACCGCCTTCGCGAGAACCTGCGCAAGTACAAGACCATGCCGCTGCGCGAGGTCATCGACCTGTCGATCAACGAAACTCTGACCCGGACCATCATCACCGGCATCACGGCCGTCATGGTGCTGGCGGCTCTGGCTATCTTCGGTGGAGAGGCTCTGTTCGGCTTCTCGATCGCCCTGATGTTCGGGATCATCATCGGCACCTATTCATCGATCTATGTCGGTGCGCCGATCATCCTGTTGTGGGGCGTCAAGCGGGGAGCCGCTGTCGAGGATGCCAAGCCGATCAAGCTGGGCATGGCGTCCCGGCCGTAA
- a CDS encoding protein-L-isoaspartate(D-aspartate) O-methyltransferase: protein MNLRDDRAGRLILGLRQQGVTDPRVLAAMESIDRAVFVHEKFLDQAWEDQALPIDCAQTISQPYIVGLMTQALDVQPRHRVLEIGTGSGYQCAVLSRLARYVYSVERYRSLLTEAEGKLRLLGIDNVITRHGDGGLGWRDQAPFDRIMVTAASPGEPTELLKQLKPGGILVAPVGRTSVQMLHRYTGQLDGSFRRESLAEVRFVPLVEGTAKEGNA from the coding sequence ATGAACCTGCGCGACGATCGGGCCGGGCGGTTGATCCTGGGTTTGCGGCAACAGGGGGTCACCGACCCGCGCGTGCTGGCGGCCATGGAATCGATCGACCGCGCGGTCTTCGTGCACGAGAAATTCCTGGATCAGGCCTGGGAGGATCAGGCCCTGCCCATCGACTGTGCCCAGACGATCAGCCAGCCCTATATCGTCGGCCTGATGACCCAGGCGCTGGACGTCCAGCCCCGCCACCGCGTGCTGGAGATCGGCACCGGCAGCGGATATCAGTGCGCGGTCCTCAGCCGGCTGGCCCGCTATGTGTATTCGGTTGAACGATACCGCTCCCTGCTGACAGAGGCTGAGGGCAAGCTGCGGCTGCTGGGCATCGACAATGTCATCACCCGCCATGGCGACGGAGGCCTGGGGTGGCGCGACCAGGCACCGTTCGACCGCATCATGGTCACGGCCGCCTCGCCCGGGGAGCCCACCGAACTGCTGAAGCAACTCAAGCCCGGCGGCATACTGGTGGCCCCCGTCGGCCGCACCTCGGTCCAGATGCTGCACCGCTATACCGGACAACTGGACGGTTCATTCCGCCGCGAGAGCCTGGCGGAGGTGCGCTTCGTTCCGCTGGTGGAGGGCACGGCGAAGGAGGGTAATGCTTGA
- the yajC gene encoding preprotein translocase subunit YajC, translated as MTATPDGGIAAIAMQLLPFVGIFVLFYFLLIRPQQKRAKEHAALISAIKRGDEVTLSNGMIGKVTRVEDDKAMVEIAQGVNVAVIKAMISDVRNRTAVAANDSPSQVKPAATRAKSTRAKV; from the coding sequence ATGACAGCCACTCCTGACGGCGGCATCGCCGCGATCGCCATGCAACTGTTGCCCTTCGTCGGCATCTTTGTGCTGTTCTATTTCCTGCTGATCCGTCCGCAGCAGAAGCGGGCCAAGGAGCACGCGGCCCTGATTTCCGCGATCAAGCGCGGCGACGAGGTCACCCTGTCCAACGGCATGATCGGCAAGGTCACCCGCGTCGAGGACGACAAGGCCATGGTCGAGATCGCACAGGGCGTGAATGTCGCCGTGATCAAGGCCATGATCAGCGACGTGCGCAACCGCACCGCCGTGGCCGCCAACGACTCGCCGTCGCAGGTCAAGCCCGCCGCCACCCGCGCCAAGTCGACCCGCGCCAAGGTCTGA
- a CDS encoding oxygenase MpaB family protein, which produces MTHPLEFAKRAIRQRINEIFNDYERGERPALRRADALFATDSIAWRVNGDIVTMMIGGVSGLLLQMLHPAVLAGVWDHSDFRADMHGRLRRTAKFIAVTTYDHASSGQAAIERVRRIHDRLGGTLPDGTTYRVSDPALLAWVHVTEITSFLDAWVRYGDPAMSGADQDAYIAEMARIGLALGADPVPYDRAGAQALIQLMRPGLRADARTKEVAALVMGQKIDGLAETAASKIIMRAGADLLPDWARQMHGLPAASPLVVAGAHAMARTLSWTYDGSPNRQVWPDEVTAWPQG; this is translated from the coding sequence ATGACCCATCCGCTGGAGTTCGCAAAGCGCGCCATCCGCCAGAGGATCAATGAGATCTTCAACGACTATGAGCGGGGTGAGCGTCCGGCTCTGCGGCGCGCGGACGCCCTGTTCGCGACGGACTCCATCGCCTGGCGGGTCAATGGCGACATCGTCACGATGATGATCGGCGGGGTGTCAGGTCTCCTGCTGCAGATGCTGCATCCGGCGGTGCTGGCGGGCGTCTGGGACCATTCGGACTTTCGCGCGGACATGCATGGCCGGCTGCGTCGCACCGCCAAATTCATCGCTGTGACGACCTATGACCACGCCTCGTCAGGACAGGCGGCCATCGAACGGGTGAGACGCATTCACGATCGGCTGGGTGGCACCCTGCCGGACGGCACGACCTATCGCGTCAGTGACCCGGCGCTGCTGGCCTGGGTGCATGTGACCGAGATCACCAGCTTTCTGGATGCCTGGGTCCGGTATGGCGACCCGGCGATGTCCGGGGCCGATCAGGACGCCTATATCGCCGAGATGGCCCGCATCGGCCTGGCCCTGGGGGCTGATCCTGTGCCGTACGACCGGGCCGGGGCCCAGGCCCTGATCCAGTTGATGCGCCCTGGTCTGAGGGCCGATGCCCGGACGAAGGAGGTCGCGGCCCTGGTCATGGGCCAGAAGATCGACGGACTGGCCGAGACCGCCGCCTCGAAGATCATCATGCGGGCGGGGGCCGATCTGCTGCCGGATTGGGCGCGGCAGATGCATGGCCTGCCTGCCGCCTCCCCCCTTGTCGTGGCCGGGGCCCATGCCATGGCGCGGACCCTGTCCTGGACCTACGACGGGTCGCCGAACCGCCAGGTCTGGCCGGACGAGGTCACGGCCTGGCCTCAGGGCTGA
- the serS gene encoding serine--tRNA ligase: MHDIKAIRETPDAYVAGWSARGVADAADLVARLLALDVELRAAQTAGQEALSRRNATSKLIGAAMGRKDMAEADRLKAEVETLKGEIAAQGEIETAKARELRDLLAAQKNLAAADVPDGEDEDANVQVSIWGEPRRTGPAKDHADLGEAMKLLDFEAAARMSGARFAVLKGGLARLERAIGQFMLDLQTTEHGYLEVNPPYLVRDEAMFGTGQLPKFAEDLFQAVSFPADAIDNVRGIERDDDIAGQVDEFIDQVFDDRRWLIPTAEVSLTNLVREQITPEEELPLRLTALTPCFRAEAGSAGRDTRGLIRQHQFHKVELVSITTPDKSDEEHERMTTCAEVVLQRLELPYRRMLLCKGDMGFSARKTFDLEVWLPSQGTYREISSVSNCGDFQARRMDARFKPKEGKPEFVHTLNGSGLAVGRTLVAIMENYQDQDGRIAVPSALLPYMGGLTHVGA, from the coding sequence ATGCACGATATCAAGGCCATCCGAGAGACACCCGACGCCTATGTCGCCGGATGGTCGGCGCGCGGGGTGGCCGATGCGGCCGACCTGGTCGCGCGGCTGCTGGCGCTGGATGTGGAACTGCGGGCGGCCCAGACGGCGGGGCAGGAGGCGCTGAGCCGGCGCAATGCGACGTCCAAGCTGATCGGCGCCGCCATGGGCCGCAAGGACATGGCCGAGGCCGACCGCCTGAAGGCCGAGGTCGAAACCCTGAAGGGCGAGATCGCCGCCCAGGGCGAGATCGAGACCGCCAAGGCCCGCGAGCTGCGCGATCTGCTGGCCGCGCAGAAGAACCTGGCCGCCGCCGATGTGCCGGACGGCGAGGACGAGGACGCCAATGTCCAGGTCTCGATCTGGGGCGAACCGCGCCGCACCGGCCCGGCCAAGGACCACGCCGACCTGGGCGAGGCGATGAAGCTCTTGGATTTCGAGGCGGCGGCCCGGATGAGCGGGGCACGCTTTGCCGTGCTGAAGGGCGGCCTGGCCCGTCTGGAACGCGCCATCGGCCAGTTCATGCTGGACCTTCAGACGACCGAGCACGGTTATCTGGAGGTCAATCCGCCCTACCTCGTCCGCGACGAGGCGATGTTCGGCACAGGGCAGCTGCCGAAGTTTGCCGAAGACCTCTTTCAGGCTGTGAGTTTTCCTGCTGACGCAATCGACAATGTGCGTGGCATTGAGCGAGACGATGACATCGCCGGACAGGTCGATGAGTTCATCGACCAAGTTTTCGACGATCGCCGCTGGCTCATCCCCACCGCCGAAGTCTCCCTGACAAACCTCGTGCGCGAGCAGATCACGCCGGAGGAGGAACTGCCCCTGCGCCTGACTGCCCTGACGCCCTGTTTCCGGGCCGAGGCGGGGTCGGCGGGGCGCGATACGCGCGGCCTGATCCGCCAGCATCAGTTCCACAAGGTCGAGCTGGTCTCCATCACCACGCCGGACAAATCCGACGAGGAACACGAGCGCATGACCACCTGCGCCGAGGTCGTGCTGCAACGGCTGGAACTGCCCTATCGCCGGATGCTGCTGTGCAAGGGCGACATGGGCTTTTCGGCCAGGAAGACCTTCGACCTGGAGGTCTGGCTGCCCAGCCAGGGCACCTATCGCGAGATCAGCAGCGTCTCCAACTGCGGCGACTTCCAGGCCCGCCGCATGGACGCCCGCTTCAAGCCCAAAGAGGGCAAGCCCGAGTTCGTCCACACCCTGAACGGCTCCGGCCTGGCCGTCGGTCGCACCCTGGTCGCGATCATGGAGAACTATCAGGATCAGGACGGGCGCATCGCCGTTCCGTCTGCATTGCTGCCCTATATGGGTGGCCTCACCCATGTCGGAGCCTGA
- the surE gene encoding 5'/3'-nucleotidase SurE, with protein MRILLTNDDGIEAEGLACLERIAQALLDASASSRTGHDSPDEIWVVAPQEEQSGKGRGITLTEPLRIKRFDDRRFAVTGTPTDCVVLAVNDLMAEHRPDLVLSGVNRGHNVGEDCSYSGTVAGALQGMAFGIRSIALSQSLERFHDEVTAHWETAEAYAPAIISRLLAQDWQPGVVMNLNFPARSVDQVTEIEVTRQGFRNQGEMHAVRRTDLRGRDYYWMSFRGTKQDHAPGTDLRAMDDGKISVTPLHIDLTHMASLHDLKGVLGGVPPKAVVAAE; from the coding sequence ATGCGTATTCTCCTGACCAACGACGACGGGATCGAGGCCGAGGGCCTGGCCTGTCTGGAGCGGATCGCGCAGGCGCTTCTCGACGCTTCGGCCTCAAGTCGCACCGGGCACGACAGCCCCGATGAAATCTGGGTCGTTGCGCCCCAGGAGGAGCAGTCGGGCAAGGGGCGGGGGATCACCCTGACGGAACCCTTGCGGATCAAGCGGTTCGACGATCGGCGCTTTGCCGTGACCGGAACGCCGACCGACTGCGTCGTCCTGGCCGTCAACGACCTGATGGCCGAGCATCGGCCGGACCTGGTGCTGTCGGGGGTCAACCGGGGGCACAATGTCGGCGAGGACTGCTCGTATTCCGGCACGGTGGCGGGGGCCTTGCAGGGCATGGCCTTCGGCATCCGCTCCATCGCGCTGAGCCAGTCGCTGGAGCGGTTCCACGACGAGGTCACGGCCCACTGGGAAACGGCCGAGGCCTATGCTCCCGCCATCATCAGCCGCCTGCTGGCCCAGGACTGGCAGCCCGGCGTGGTCATGAACCTGAACTTTCCCGCTCGCTCTGTGGATCAGGTCACCGAGATCGAGGTCACGCGTCAGGGCTTCCGCAATCAGGGCGAGATGCACGCCGTGCGCCGCACCGACCTGCGCGGCCGCGACTACTACTGGATGAGCTTTCGCGGCACGAAACAGGATCACGCGCCGGGCACGGACCTGCGGGCCATGGACGACGGCAAGATCTCCGTCACGCCGCTGCACATCGATCTGACCCACATGGCCAGTCTGCACGACCTGAAAGGCGTCCTGGGCGGGGTGCCGCCGAAGGCGGTGGTGGCTGCGGAATGA
- the secD gene encoding protein translocase subunit SecD, with protein MIHLSRWKVILLVLSLAFGVLFAYPNLLSPAQRAALPGWLPKNTLNLGLDLQGGSYLLLEVDVAEMRAKRIVNTTEDARLTLREARIATTGFVPDDRGVVVSVADPAQMDAALTALRVLAQPDSSGVAERQVTRLSGNRIRLAFTDQAINGMGATAVDQSIEVVRRRIDSLGTREPSITRQGATRIVVQAPGESDPAQLERVIGQTAQLTFQMVDETASVESAVAGIVPPDAELLYDAEGLPYVVKRRVLVSGENLTSARVGSDETGRTAIDFRFDGIGSRRFGETTAANIGKQFAIILDGRVISAPTIQSAITGGSGQITGNYSIQSASEFVNLLNGGALPAPLNVIERRTVTAELGADAVAAGGISTAIGFFIIVAFMLLAYGFLFGGISVIGLLLNGLLIIAAMSLTQATLTLPGIAGLILTFAVAVDANVLIYERMRDEARAGRSVIASLDAGFNKAMGTIVDANLTTLVAALIMFAFGAGPVRGFAWTLTIGVFTSMLSAVLVAQVGLAWWLKVAKPKKLPIAE; from the coding sequence ATGATCCATCTGTCGCGCTGGAAGGTCATCCTTCTCGTCCTGTCGCTCGCATTCGGCGTGCTGTTCGCCTATCCGAACCTGCTGAGCCCCGCCCAGCGTGCGGCCTTGCCGGGTTGGCTGCCCAAGAACACCCTGAACCTGGGTCTGGATCTTCAGGGCGGGTCCTACCTGCTGCTCGAGGTCGACGTGGCCGAGATGCGCGCCAAGCGCATCGTCAACACGACCGAAGATGCCCGGCTGACACTGCGCGAGGCGCGCATTGCGACCACCGGTTTCGTGCCGGACGATCGTGGTGTGGTCGTCAGCGTGGCCGACCCGGCCCAGATGGACGCCGCGCTGACCGCCCTGCGCGTGCTGGCCCAGCCCGACAGCTCCGGCGTTGCCGAGCGTCAGGTGACGCGACTGTCCGGTAATCGCATCCGTCTGGCCTTCACCGATCAGGCGATCAACGGCATGGGCGCGACCGCGGTCGATCAGTCGATCGAGGTCGTCCGCCGCCGGATCGACAGCCTCGGCACCCGCGAACCCTCCATCACCCGTCAGGGAGCCACACGCATCGTGGTGCAGGCACCCGGCGAAAGCGATCCGGCCCAGCTGGAACGGGTCATCGGCCAGACGGCGCAGCTGACCTTCCAGATGGTCGATGAAACCGCTTCGGTCGAAAGCGCCGTTGCGGGCATCGTGCCCCCGGACGCGGAGTTGCTGTATGACGCCGAGGGCCTGCCTTATGTCGTCAAGCGCCGCGTCCTGGTGTCGGGTGAAAACCTGACCAGTGCGCGTGTCGGCAGCGACGAAACGGGCCGTACGGCCATCGACTTCCGCTTCGACGGCATCGGCTCGCGCCGGTTCGGCGAGACGACGGCCGCCAATATCGGCAAACAGTTCGCCATCATCCTGGACGGGCGGGTGATCTCTGCGCCGACGATTCAGAGCGCGATCACGGGCGGCAGCGGTCAGATCACCGGCAACTATTCGATCCAGTCGGCGTCCGAGTTCGTGAATCTGCTGAACGGGGGGGCCCTGCCTGCGCCTCTGAACGTGATCGAGCGCCGGACCGTGACGGCCGAGCTGGGTGCCGACGCGGTCGCCGCGGGTGGCATTTCGACCGCGATCGGCTTTTTCATCATCGTGGCCTTCATGCTGCTGGCCTACGGTTTCCTGTTCGGCGGCATCTCGGTGATCGGCCTGTTGCTGAACGGCCTCTTGATCATCGCAGCCATGTCGCTGACTCAGGCGACGCTGACCCTTCCCGGGATCGCCGGTCTGATCCTGACCTTCGCCGTGGCGGTGGACGCCAACGTGCTGATCTATGAGCGGATGCGGGACGAGGCACGAGCCGGACGCTCGGTCATCGCCTCGCTGGACGCCGGCTTCAACAAGGCCATGGGCACCATCGTCGACGCCAACCTGACCACCCTGGTCGCGGCGTTGATCATGTTTGCCTTCGGCGCGGGCCCGGTGCGGGGCTTTGCCTGGACGCTGACCATCGGCGTCTTCACCTCCATGCTGTCGGCCGTTCTGGTCGCACAGGTGGGTCTGGCCTGGTGGCTGAAAGTCGCCAAGCCCAAAAAACTGCCGATCGCGGAGTGA